In one window of Arachis ipaensis cultivar K30076 chromosome B06, Araip1.1, whole genome shotgun sequence DNA:
- the LOC110264040 gene encoding protein TIC 62, chloroplastic-like isoform X1, producing MMEQVEGRVLVTSLGTNKFGLPAAILKRHFIWGSSIKPSELMAVMAKNPDLAYCKIVEVVTETTAPLTPTEELLAKISSQRPYISSPKKPNAATISDPAPSKPAIATATEKETAQPKLVAKQSLSPYTV from the exons ATGATGGAACAAGTGGAGGGAAGAGTACTGGTTACTTCATTGGGAACAAATAAATTTGGTTTACCTGCAGCTATTCTCAA AAGACACTTTATTTGGGGGTCAAGTATCAAACCTTCAG AACTTATGGCAGTCATGGCCAAGAACCCTGATCTTGCATATTGTAAAATAGTAGAGGTAGTAACAGAGACAACTGCGCCGCTAACTCCCACGGAGGAGCTTCTTGCAAAGATATCATCTCAAAGACCTTACATTTCTTCACCAAAG AAACCGAATGCTGCAACCATCAGTGATCCGGCTCCCTCGAAACCTGCCATTGCCACAGCCACTGAGAAGGAAACTGCACAACCAAAACTGGTTGCGAAACAGTCACTTTCGCCTTATACTGTGTAA
- the LOC110264040 gene encoding protein TIC 62, chloroplastic-like isoform X2, with protein sequence MMEQVEGRVLVTSLGTNKFGLPAAILKHFIWGSSIKPSELMAVMAKNPDLAYCKIVEVVTETTAPLTPTEELLAKISSQRPYISSPKKPNAATISDPAPSKPAIATATEKETAQPKLVAKQSLSPYTV encoded by the exons ATGATGGAACAAGTGGAGGGAAGAGTACTGGTTACTTCATTGGGAACAAATAAATTTGGTTTACCTGCAGCTATTCTCAA ACACTTTATTTGGGGGTCAAGTATCAAACCTTCAG AACTTATGGCAGTCATGGCCAAGAACCCTGATCTTGCATATTGTAAAATAGTAGAGGTAGTAACAGAGACAACTGCGCCGCTAACTCCCACGGAGGAGCTTCTTGCAAAGATATCATCTCAAAGACCTTACATTTCTTCACCAAAG AAACCGAATGCTGCAACCATCAGTGATCCGGCTCCCTCGAAACCTGCCATTGCCACAGCCACTGAGAAGGAAACTGCACAACCAAAACTGGTTGCGAAACAGTCACTTTCGCCTTATACTGTGTAA
- the LOC107647052 gene encoding uncharacterized protein LOC107647052, with protein sequence MYIFLAVDYVSKWVEAIPTRTDDANIVLYFVQNNIICPFRSPRAIVNDQGSHFCNKRMAGLMKKYGIIHKVATAYRPQTNDQAEVSNREIKHVLEKVLKPHRKDWSSKLGDALWAYRTAYKMPIGMSPFRLVYEKACHLPVKIEHKAYLAVKELNIGFGVGVERKLQLVELENLRLEAYENSRLYKEKMKAVHD encoded by the coding sequence ATGTACATTTTTCTTGCCGTTgactatgtttccaagtgggtggaggcAATCCCCACTAGAACCGATGATGCTAATATAGTGCTTTATTTTGTTCAGAATAATATTATTTGCCCCtttagatcaccacgagcaatcgtgaatGATCAAGGCTCGCACTTTTGTAACAAAAGGATGGCAGGGTTAATGAAGAAGTATGGCATCATCCATAAGGTAGCCACAGCATACCGCCCACAAACGAACGACCAAGCTGAAGTCTCCAATCGGGAAATCAAGCACGTATTGGAAAAGGTTCTAAAGCCTCACAGGAAAGATTGGAGTTCCAAACTCGGTGATGCGCTTTGGGCCTACCGGACGGCCTACAAGATGCCGATTGGTATGAGCCCGTTTCGGTTGGTCTATGAAAAGGCTTGCCATCTACCGGTGAAGATAGAACATAAAGCGTATTTGGCCGTAAAGGAGTTAAACATAGGATTTGGGGTGGGCGTTGAAAGGAAGCTACAATTGGTGGAGCTTGAGAACCTTAGATTGGAAGCCTATGAAAATTCAAGgctttacaaggaaaagatgaaagcagTGCATGATTGA